Proteins from one Bacteroidota bacterium genomic window:
- a CDS encoding amidohydrolase family protein, with protein MKKTTFIAVLIIARLLIFLPAFAQETELIVLKNTNFVDVKKGKLCSNVDIVIEGSVIKEINQHSEDKNYTGAKLLNLEGCYIIPGLIEGHTHITAIPEKNLTIALKHGVTALRDMAGDGEYLKLLQDAVKSGELIGPDIYFSALMGGEELIKNDSRVRLSTSSNYSIGEAPWMRLVDDTSNIIKIISDAKNCGATGIKIYAYLSAALVSKLSEEAKKQNMKVWAHWEVYPATPEDVINAGIEVVSHVYFLLSPPDWNYKDGSKNLDPVYSDSFRNKSLFDIMKNNNIYLDPTIVVSREMFSSNTDRKKVDELNSAVYKIVKAAYDEGVKIIAGTDIFFPGNEIDNLPLHEEIEFLVTKTGISPIDALRAATIYNCEVLGIDNTQGTIEVGKIANLVVLTKNPLNDIHNIEEVKFVIKNGLIIN; from the coding sequence AATTTTCTTACCTGCATTTGCTCAAGAAACAGAATTGATTGTATTAAAAAACACAAATTTCGTTGATGTGAAAAAGGGTAAGTTATGCAGCAATGTTGATATCGTGATTGAGGGATCAGTAATCAAAGAAATAAATCAACATTCTGAAGATAAGAATTATACAGGGGCCAAATTACTTAATCTGGAAGGGTGCTATATTATTCCCGGACTTATAGAAGGGCACACTCATATTACTGCTATTCCGGAAAAAAATTTAACAATTGCATTAAAACACGGTGTAACAGCTCTTAGGGACATGGCAGGTGATGGAGAATATTTAAAATTGTTACAGGATGCAGTTAAGTCAGGTGAACTTATCGGGCCTGATATTTATTTTTCAGCTCTCATGGGTGGGGAGGAGTTGATAAAGAATGATTCAAGGGTGCGATTATCAACATCGTCAAATTATTCGATAGGCGAAGCACCATGGATGAGACTTGTTGATGATACAAGTAATATTATTAAAATTATCAGCGACGCCAAAAATTGTGGGGCAACCGGAATAAAGATTTATGCTTATTTGTCTGCTGCTTTAGTTTCTAAATTATCAGAAGAAGCAAAAAAGCAGAATATGAAAGTTTGGGCGCATTGGGAAGTTTATCCTGCAACTCCTGAAGATGTTATTAATGCTGGCATTGAAGTTGTTTCACATGTTTATTTTTTACTATCTCCACCTGATTGGAATTATAAAGACGGTTCTAAAAATTTGGATCCTGTTTATTCTGATTCGTTCAGAAATAAAAGTTTATTTGATATTATGAAGAATAACAACATTTATCTTGATCCTACCATTGTAGTATCAAGAGAAATGTTTAGTTCAAACACAGATAGAAAAAAGGTGGACGAATTAAATTCGGCTGTTTATAAAATAGTAAAAGCAGCTTATGATGAAGGGGTAAAGATTATTGCAGGAACAGATATCTTCTTTCCAGGGAATGAAATTGATAATCTACCACTTCATGAAGAAATTGAATTTCTGGTAACAAAAACCGGAATAAGCCCGATAGATGCTCTAAGAGCAGCTACTATTTACAACTGTGAAGTATTGGGAATCGATAATACACAGGGAACCATTGAAGTAGGAAAAATTGCGAATCTTGTTGTACTTACAAAAAACCCACTTAATGATATTCATAATATTGAAGAAGTTAAGTTCGTAATAAAAAATGGATTAATTATTAACTAA